A genomic segment from Nicotiana sylvestris chromosome 1, ASM39365v2, whole genome shotgun sequence encodes:
- the LOC138877033 gene encoding uncharacterized protein — protein sequence MVNGEETSTRTSTTTNIDHHHPLYLQPCDTPGTSLISIQLTGSENYALWSRYMKIGLIGKSKLGFVDGRCTKDKFDRSLHEFWEKCNAIVLSWIMNVVSTELLSGIVYKSSAHKVWTDLKDRYDKVNGSRIFFLHKEIATLSQGISLVYAYFSKLTDLWEEYDALMLCPGRDCLESKSYFEHFEYQRLLQFLMGLNETYSQPRSQILMMSPVPTVNKAYSMIVSEESQRALGRFS from the coding sequence ATGGTGAATGGAGAAGAAACCTCAACTAGAACAAGCACAACAACAAACATAGATCATCATCATCCATTGTATTTACAGCCATGTGATACTCCAGGTACTTCCTTGATCTCTATTCAACTAACTGGATCTGAAAACTATGCATTGTGGAGTAGATATATGAAAATAGGTCTAATTGGTAAGAGTAAGCTAGGGTTTGTTGATGGACGATGTACTAAGGATAAGTTTGATCGATCCTTGCATGAGTTTTGGGAGAAATGTAATGCAATAGTTTTGTCATGGATTATGAATGTTGTGAGCACAGAATTACTTAGTGGAATTGTCTACAAATCTAGTGCACACAAGGTCTGGACTGATCTGAAGGATAGGTATGATAAGGTAAATGGATCTCGCATCTTCTTCCTGCACAAGGAAATTGCAACCTTATCGCAGGGAATTTCATTAGTTTATGCATATTTCTCCAAATTGACAGACCTCTGGGAGGAATATGATGCATTGATGCTATGCCCTGGGCGTGACTGCCTAGAATCTAAGAGTTATTTTGAACATTTTGAGTATCAAAGGCTGTTGCAGTTCCTTATGGGGCTAAATGAAACATATAGCCAACCTAGGAGTCAAATATTGATGATGAGCCCTGTTCCTACAGTTAACAAAGCATACTCCATGATAGTTTCTGAAGAAAGCCAAAGAGCTTTGGGAAGGTTCTCTTAG
- the LOC104220080 gene encoding probable sphingolipid transporter spinster homolog 2: MEKQEKEPKPSDDSNSTPKPNTNTNTSLAAETGMVIPSISSSLLPQPSWFTAKRLLAVFCVINLLNYVDRGTIASNGVNGSRKTCTKTGTCSPGSGIQGDFDLSNFQDGVISSAFMVGLLVASPIFASLSKSVNPFRLIGVGLTVWTLAVAGCGLSINFWLIATCRMFVGVGEASFISLAAPFIDDNAPVAQKTAWLGIFYMCIPAGIAVGYVYGGLVGNHLNWRWAFWIEAILMLPFAVLGLFMKPLQLKGFSHTGSKKPLTSPLTAPEEAVSNCNHGLLPSQEDSKDGSKSAPTNLNQLTRFWKDMKVLHLEKVYLVNVLGYIAYNFVIGAYSYWGPKAGYNIYHMKNADMTFGGITIVCGILGTLAGGLVLDRMNSTISNAFKLLSVATFLGAIFCFAAFCFKNLYVFIALFAIGELLVFATQGPVNYVCLHCVKPSLRPLSMAMSTVSIHIFGDVPSSPLVGVVQDRIDNWRVTALILTSILFIAAGIWFIGIFLHSVDRFDEDSEDQVSDAERANSPPLLEKKSTEPIEVSVES; the protein is encoded by the exons atggaaaaacaagaaaaagagccAAAGCCTTCGGATGATTCAAATTCAACACCTAAACCTAATACAAATACAAACACATCCTTAGCTGCAGAGACAGGCATGGTTATACCTTCAATTTCATCGTCATTACTCCCTCAACCTTCTTGGTTCACTGCCAAAAG GTTACTTGCCGTATTCTGTGTGATCAACTTGTTAAACTATGTGGACCGTGGAACTATTGCGAGCAATGGTGTTAATGGAAGCCGAAAAACTTGTACAAAAACTGGTACATGTTCTCCTGGCAGCGGAATTCA GGGTGATTTTGATTTGAGTAATTTTCAGGATGGTGTCATATCATCTGCTTTCATGGTTGGGCTTCTGGTGGCATCTCCAATATTTGCCTCATTATCCAAGAG TGTCAATCCATTCAGACTTATTGGAGTTGGACTGACAGTGTGGACGCTAGCTGTTGCTGGTTGTGGTTTGTCAATTAATTTCTGGTTGATTGCAACATGCAGAAT GTTTGTGGGTGTTGGTGAGGCATCTTTCATAAGCCTTGCTGCTCCTTTTATTGATGATAATGCCCCTGTTGCTCAG AAAACAGCATGGCTGGGAATATTTTACATGTGTATACCAGCTGGGATAGCTGTTGGCTATGTATATGGTGGACTG GTTGGCAATCATCTTAACTGGCGTTGGGCATTTTGGATCGAGGCAATACTTATGCTTCCCTTTGCAGTTTTAGGTTTATTTATGAAACCATTGCAATTAAAAG GATTCTCTCACACCGGATCTAAAAAACCATTGACTTCTCCCCTGACTGCTCCAGAAGAAG CTGTTTCAAATTGTAACCATGGTTTGTTACCATCACAGGAAGATTCCAAGGATGG TTCAAAAAGTGCACCTACTAATTTGAATCAGCTGACAAGATTTTGGAAGGATATGAAGGTGCTTCATCTGGAAAAGGTTTATCTCGTCAATGTCTTAG GATACATCGCATATAATTTTGTAATTGGTGCGTATTCCTATTGGGGACCAAAGGCTGGTTATAACATATACCATATG AAAAATGCAGACATGACGTTTGGAGGTATTACTATAGTATGTGGAATATTGGGAACCTTGGCTGGAGGCCTTGTTTTGGATCGAATGAATTCCACAATATCCAATGCCTTTAAG CTTCTCTCAGTGGCAACATTTCTTGGAGCAATATTTTGCTTTGCTGCCTTTTGTTTTAAGAACTTGTATGTTTTCATCGCTCTTTTTGCGATAGGAGAACTGCTTGTATTTGCAACACAG GGCCCTGTAAATTATGTCTGTCTCCATTGCGTCAAACCAAGTCTTAGACCACTGTCTATGGCGATGTCTACTGTTTCAATTCACATATTTGGTGATGTACCTTCCTCTCCTCTAGTGGGGGTCGTCCAG GACCGCATTGACAATTGGAGAGTAACTGCTTTGATCTTGACATCAATTCTATTTATAGCCGCTGGAATATGGTTTATAG GCATCTTTCTTCATAGCGTAGATAGATTTGATGAAGATAGTGAGGATCAAGTAAGTGATGCTGAGAGAGCAAACTCACCACCGTTGCTTGAGAAGAAAAGTACTGAACCGATTGAGGTCTCTGTCGAATCCTAA
- the LOC104220081 gene encoding soluble inorganic pyrophosphatase 6, chloroplastic-like, which translates to MAAARVMVSASNTVTASLLSKGPLRRPNSFSLCCRNGPVQKRRLFTCSAIYNPQLQTKEEGHPETLDYRVFLEDNSGKKISPWHDIPLHLGDGVFNFVVEIPKESSAKMEVATDEQHTPIKQDTKKGKLRYYPYNIHWNYGLLPQTWEDPSFANSEVEGAFGDNDPVDVVEIGDSRGKIGQVLKVKPLAALAMIDEGELDWKIVAISLDDPRASLVNDVDDVEKHFPGTLTAIRDWFRDYKIPDGKPANRFALGNKPANKDYALKVITETNESWAKLVKRSIPAGELSLV; encoded by the exons ATGGCGGCGGCAAGAGTGATGGTTTCAGCCAGCAACACTGTAACAGCTTCGCTTCTGTCGAAAGGTCCATTACGAAGGCCCAATAGTTTCAGTCTTTGCTGCAGAAACGGACCTGTGCAAAAGAGGCGTCTTTTCACTTGCAGCGCTATCTACAATCCCCAACTTCAGACCAAAGAAGAAGGACACCCCGAAACCCTAGATTACCGTGTCTTTCTAGAGGACAATTCCGGCAAAAAG ATATCCCCCTGGCATGACATTCCGCTACATTTGGGTGATGGTGTTTTCAATTTTGTTGTTGAAATCCCCAAAGAATCAAGTGCAAAAATGGAAGTTGCTACAGATGAGCAACACACTCCTATTAAACAAGACACAAAGAAGGGAAAACTTCGATACTATCC GTATAACATTCACTGGAACTATGGATTGCTTCCTCAAACATGGGAAGATCCCTCTTTTGCAAACTCTGAAGTTGAGGGGGCATTTGGAGATAATGACCCTG TTGATGTTGTTGAGATTGGAGACAGCCGTGGCAAAATTGGCCAGGTTCTGAAGGTCAAACCTTTAGCTGCTCTGGCAATGATTGATGAAGGAGAACTTGACTGGAAAATAGTTGCTATTTCACTAGATGATCCAAGAGCTTCACTTGTTAATGATGTTGATGATGTAGAGAAACATTTTCCG GGCACTCTCACAGCAATCAGGGACTGGTTTAGAGACTATAAGATACCTGATGGAAAACCTGCCAATAGGTTTGCTCTTGGCAACAAGCCAGCAAACAAG GATTACGCTCTTAAGGTTATTACGGAAACCAATGAATCTTGGGCAAAGCTTGTCAAGAGATCTATCCCTGCTGGTGAGCTTTCACTTGTATAG